One Eublepharis macularius isolate TG4126 chromosome 6, MPM_Emac_v1.0, whole genome shotgun sequence DNA segment encodes these proteins:
- the PLAU gene encoding urokinase-type plasminogen activator produces MKLLFVTSVMLSALLTDFASARHSEKLHRQASKTKYERQDCNCLHGGTCISYHLFSRVKRCLCPQGYSGDRCEIDVEIQCYTGNGEDYRGTKSVNEQNEKCLMWDSALLKRWPYNDGIENAMELGLGKHNYCRNPDGRTKPWCYVRRGYRTFSTFCDLSECQKQATCGQRRFSKYFKIVGGNKAEIESQPWIATIFQYMKRSAYNMFLCGGSLIDPCWVATAAHCFKGRSLDPTQFTVILGKTSLTTDEESEQKFKVERVILHEEFLEEAPNFDNDIALLKIRSSSGQCAEESNVAKTICLPPENLVLNDNFRCEVSGYGKANSSDILYARILKSTNVNLISQSLCREEYYSGRGLNGNMFCAGDPRWKTDACQGDSGGPLVCDYNGRMVLYGIVSWGDGCAKERKPGVYTRVTRYLPWIASHMNGVHFKSFYPPQ; encoded by the exons ATGAAGCTGCTCTTCGTCACCTCTGTAATGCTAAGTGCTCTTCTCACAGACTTTGCCTCC GCTCGGCATTCGGAGAAACTGCATAGGCAAGCGAGCAAAACCAAATACGAGCGCCAAG ACTGTAACTGTTTACATGGAGGAACATGCATCTCCTATCACCTCTTTTCTCGAGTCAAACGCTGCTTGTGTCCCCAAGGATATAGTGGAGATCGCTGTGAAATAG ATGTCGAAATTCAGTGTTATACAGGCAACGGGGAGGACTACCGAGGGACCAAGTCAGTGAACGAGCAGAACGAGAAATGCCTGATGTGGGACTCTGCTCTGCTAAAGAGGTGGCCTTACAATGATGGCATAGAAAACGCCATGGAGCTCGGATTAGGCAAGCACAATTATTGCAG AAATCCCGATGGTCGCACTAAACCCTGGTGTTACGTTAGGAGGGGATATCGAACTTTTTCAACTTTCTGTGATCTATCGGAGTGTCAGAAAC AAGCCACATGTGGCCAGAGGCGCTTTAGCAAATACTTTAAGATTGTGGGTGGGAACAAAGCAGAAATCGAGTCTCAGCCCTGGATAGCAACCATCTTCCAGTATATGAAGAGAAGTGCTTACAATATGTTTTTGTGCGGTGGAAGCCTTATAGATCCGTGCTGGGTTGCTACAGCAGCCCATTGTTTCAAAGGAAG AAGTCTTGACCCAACCCAGTTCACAGTCATTCTTGGAAAGACATCACTGACTACTGATGAAGAGAGTGAACAAAAATTTAAGGTTGAAAGGGTTATTCTTCATGAGGAATTTTTAGAAGAGGCACCAAATTTCGACAATGACATCG CCCTACTGAAGATCAGATCATCTTCAGGACAGTGTGCAGAAGAGTCAAATGTCGCCAAAACCATTTGTTTGCCTCCTGAAAACTTGGTATTGAATGACAATTTTCGGTGCGAAGTTTCTGGCTATGGGAAAGCGAACAGCA GCGATATTTTATACGCAAGGATTCTGAAATCAACCAACGTGAATTTGATATCCCAGTCCTTGTGCCGGGAAGAATACTACAGTGGTCGAGGTCTGAATGGCAACATGTTCTGTGCTGGAGATCCACGCTGGAAGACTGATGCGTGCCAA GGTGATTCTGGAGGTCCTCTGGTCTGCGATTACAATGGCAGGATGGTGCTGTATGGAATTGTCAGCTGGGGCGATGGCTGTGCTAAGGAAAGGAAGCCTGGAGTCTACACCAGAGTCACCAGATACCTCCCTTGGATCGCATCCCACATGAATGGAGTGCACTTCAAAAGCTTCTACCCTCCTCAATGA